A portion of the Acidobacteriota bacterium genome contains these proteins:
- a CDS encoding protein kinase encodes MENDNTTGTLAESTPSTEYLGLLLKDRYLIERVLGKGGLGLVFLARDRQLLNRAVVIKVLVAERGDERYDTWFQKKFKQEMEALARINHPGVVGVLDTGAMPDGKPFLVMQFVEGNTLRAVMIPQGMDFDRVAAIVRQMGQALAAAHEKGVYHRDLKPENIMLEELGGGHQQVKLIDFGVARIKDSEVATDAEITWIAGTPPYMAPEQLRGRPTAESDIYGLGAVVYEMLTGRPPFKAGSAVDLYELQREGAITKPRELRGNLPEAAEAALLKALSFDAQDRYKTVLEFTDDLAATLTGVPRSVAVSVDPVATSLQFDKTTDAAAARETSLDETQIGVKESASPKSQPALNGKMWLLPVAAVALVGLVAYYVWNPAVNPKKPETKRSTVTPTEVPAFSYWVMVQKYRDGKTYQQPFRLAKELVFENDYHVQLNVSAARSGFLYIINEGPDLANGLPEYVTLFPSPTANNGSAELAAEKQIRIPEVGDGFFFDKDQGTEKVWLIWSSKSLAELEAVKLLANPKDKGLISDPAQIRSVRDLIAKSSSLPATVSQDETNKLTVVSGSADVLAHLIKLEHQ; translated from the coding sequence ATGGAAAACGACAACACAACTGGAACGCTGGCGGAATCAACGCCTTCAACCGAATACCTGGGGTTGCTGCTGAAAGATCGCTACCTGATTGAGCGTGTGCTCGGCAAAGGCGGGCTGGGGTTGGTTTTTTTGGCGCGCGACCGGCAATTGTTGAATCGAGCGGTGGTCATTAAGGTTCTGGTCGCGGAACGCGGGGATGAGCGATACGACACCTGGTTTCAGAAAAAGTTCAAACAGGAAATGGAGGCGCTGGCGCGCATCAATCATCCTGGCGTGGTCGGCGTGCTGGACACAGGCGCAATGCCCGATGGCAAACCGTTTTTGGTGATGCAGTTTGTCGAAGGCAACACGTTGCGCGCGGTGATGATTCCGCAAGGAATGGATTTTGATCGCGTTGCCGCCATCGTTCGCCAAATGGGACAAGCCCTTGCCGCTGCGCATGAAAAAGGCGTTTATCATCGCGACCTGAAGCCCGAAAACATCATGCTGGAAGAGTTAGGCGGCGGCCACCAACAAGTGAAGCTGATTGATTTCGGCGTGGCGCGCATCAAAGATTCCGAAGTCGCCACTGACGCTGAAATCACCTGGATTGCCGGAACCCCGCCGTACATGGCTCCGGAACAATTGCGCGGGCGCCCGACCGCCGAAAGTGACATTTACGGATTGGGGGCAGTCGTTTACGAAATGCTGACGGGCCGTCCACCGTTCAAAGCCGGCTCGGCGGTTGATTTGTACGAACTCCAACGCGAAGGCGCAATTACTAAACCCAGAGAGTTGCGCGGGAATCTGCCCGAAGCCGCCGAAGCCGCGCTGCTGAAAGCGCTGTCATTCGACGCCCAGGATCGTTACAAAACCGTGCTGGAATTTACGGACGATCTGGCTGCAACACTGACAGGTGTGCCGCGCTCGGTTGCCGTTTCCGTTGATCCAGTGGCGACGTCATTGCAGTTCGACAAGACGACGGATGCGGCAGCGGCACGCGAAACCTCCCTGGATGAAACGCAGATTGGGGTTAAGGAGTCAGCCAGCCCTAAGTCTCAACCTGCATTGAACGGGAAGATGTGGCTGTTGCCGGTGGCTGCGGTTGCGTTGGTTGGGCTGGTCGCTTACTACGTTTGGAATCCTGCGGTGAACCCGAAAAAGCCGGAAACCAAACGGTCAACCGTAACTCCGACCGAAGTTCCAGCTTTCAGTTATTGGGTGATGGTGCAGAAATATCGCGACGGAAAAACGTATCAGCAGCCTTTCCGGCTGGCCAAAGAATTGGTCTTCGAGAACGATTACCACGTTCAGTTGAATGTGTCCGCCGCACGCTCTGGTTTTCTGTACATCATCAACGAGGGCCCGGATTTGGCGAATGGTTTGCCGGAATATGTCACGCTCTTTCCTTCGCCGACGGCGAACAACGGCAGCGCGGAACTGGCGGCCGAAAAACAGATTCGCATTCCGGAAGTCGGCGACGGTTTCTTTTTTGACAAAGACCAGGGTACGGAAAAAGTTTGGTTGATCTGGTCTTCCAAAAGTTTAGCTGAACTGGAAGCGGTGAAATTGCTGGCCAACCCCAAAGACAAAGGCCTGATCAGCGACCCGGCGCAAATTCGTTCCGTTCGCGATCTGATTGCGAAATCTTCCTCACTCCCGGCGACCGTTTCCCAAGACGAGACCAATAAATTGACTGTGGTTTCCGGTTCCGCCGATGTGCTGGCGCATTTGATCAAGCTCGAACATCAATGA